Sequence from the Mytilus galloprovincialis chromosome 13, xbMytGall1.hap1.1, whole genome shotgun sequence genome:
GTTTACTTGGGATGTTGGCAAAGTATTGAGCTATTTAGAATCTCTGTACCCGTTACAAGATTTGGATTTAAAAATGTTAACTCTCAAATGTGTTGCTTTAATTGCTCTAGCATCTGCTCAAAGATCACAAACACTTGCAAGTCTTAATTTAAACTCTGTTCTCAGTACAGGCACATCATTTATATTTCGTGTCACAACTTTATTAAAGACGACACGACCTAAAAACATAGGACAAGATGTTATTATTCCTgtctttcagaaaaaagaaatTTGTCCTGTTGAAACtttaaaacattatattcacCGAACTAAAGACTTAAGAAAAAgtagtaaattgtttatttcattcaGAACTTTAAAAGCTGTAACAAGCTGTTCAATTGCCAGATGGTTAAAATTGGTACTGTCTAATGCAGGCATAAATGTGTTGAAATTTAAAGCTCATTCATACAGATCTGCATCCTCTTCTGCAGCTAAAAGAGCAGGTATATCATTAAATGATATCCTGAAAACAGCAAATTGGGCATCAGCTCAGACCTTCAAAAAGTTTTACTGTAAGGATATTGAGGTAGACAATACAAATTCAAATTATGTTCATTCAGTGTTTAATCATACTTTTACAGCCTGATCATGTTGATGCTGACAATGACTTAGAGATACAGTTCCAGGGTTTTTCTACATCAGGAGATGTACTGTCTAAGGAACTAACAGATTGGAGATGGAGGAACCATTATTCCAGATGTTGATTCATAATAGTGAATAGTGAAAGGACATTTGCGATGATATCGCGTTGCGTGTATGGACATACATAAGATTTATAAACTAGTGATGGacattattattgtttttccAATTATATTGTGTGATGCATATTGATAGACAACAAGATTAAAAGAAttaatcatatatttttattttttctgtgttGTTACAAGAATTTTTAGATGAAAGATTTGCTCTATACTGGTTCTAACTAGACTATATTGGTATTTGATGAAATTTAAAAGTATGTGGAATAAAGACTTGAGAGCAAAGACTTGTCCGTcttaaacaaaaaattgtcagaaTGATCTGATTTTCAGATTAGTTTTGTGTTGGATATCTATATTTGGTGAATTTCTTTGTTTATATCTCTGTTCAAGTTTTTTACTGGTATTGTTCATGAGATTAGTTGGTTATTAATTTccatttatttcttattctgtTTTGGAAGTTGCATTTATTGGAGCTACAAAGAGTTCACTTATTAACCTGAGCAAGCCCAGGATTATGATATATAATGTTACCTTATCCAAGCATCATTTATGATGTGAAGGATAAGGTGCATTATATGAAGAAGCCAAAGGGCTTCGAGGGTTAATATGTACCCTCCCAAATTATATAATCAGTAATACGCCCGtcccaaaaataaatatttagacCAATAAATGCCAATAGCGGCTTTGGTTATTTAAAAAGAGGCTGGTCACTACTCTGCACGGGCTTATATAGTAGTGGTCAGACAAAAAATCACTCAGCTGTGAAAAAAGGCGTGCGGCCTTGACATAAAGTAAAGGTTCACTTATTAACCCTCGAAGCCCTTTGGCTTCTTCATATAATGCACCTTATCCTTCACATCATAAATGATGCTTGGATAAGGTAACAGTTTTATGTATGAACATTCTGGAATATTTGTTTGGTAAGATATGATGAATATACATAttctaaaaaaatctatacaaaaactgatataaaaaaaaaagattttaacacTATAAAATTCATTAGAAAAAGCAAAATATGTTCATTAGTTACATGTCTTTGATTTTGcatatttcaaagttttgtacatgaaaaaaaaattaacagtttGGAAATTTAATGTATGGCATCATAGAATTAAAGAGTAGAGAGGAAAAAAGAGATAAAGCTAGTTTAAAATAAactgaataaaaattaataaatagaaGTTAATAAATTATAAAGCTGTCTTGCTagttacaaaaacaaaaagtgcTGAGTTAGTAATAAAGATTTACATTTTAACTATTGGTCCAACTACCCAATCAATGTCATTCTTGGGAAAGTAGGATTAGTCTGGAAACATTCCCAATCACCGcctttttattattgatttgaaaAGGTGCATCACTCAAATTCCCCGAAGAGGTAGTTTAATTTATAATAGTTATTTCCCTTTAGCACCAAATTAGAGGGCAACATGCACAAATTCCTTTATAAATCTACCTAATTCAACTAGTTAATCGACTGCTACTAGACTTGTTCTGGTTGAGGGAATTTCTCAGTGTTGAAGACCccttggtggccttgggctgatTTTTGCTCTTTAgcctggttgttgtctctttgacaaattacCATTTCCAAATCTTAATTTTATGGTATTTGTTTTCTGAATACCTCATATAAACCATTCCTatgatcccggagtcccgataaaggtcctccCCCCCCTTCCGCCATAGCAGCCAAGGCAAATAACTCTTGAATCAAATTTCATTAAAGGAAACTGTATATTATATGAAGCCATGTCTATGAGTTTCATTAAAAAGTATCTCATtagtaaattatttttcatgatgaGGGGATATACTATTCCATCTGGAACTATATACATGTTAGGGTCCAGTTCAGAGATACAAATTCTGATAATTGAAGAGTTCAacaaaattctgaaaaattaTCTTACTATTTACTAAGAGAAACTATAAAATTATTACAGTCCTCTTTTCTCCagatcaaaaagttaaaaaaaattctaattccTTTTTTTTAGTATGGCAATTGTCAAAGCTAGCATCAGTAAGCCATGTTAACTTTTTTACTTACTTTTTTTGATTGGctattttttcataattataaatcagACTAAATTAGTTAAATGACGTAACTTATAAATAAGTCTTAACAGCATTTTAACAAGGGGAAATATTTTGTTGGTTCTTTCCAGCAACCCTGCCATGCATCTTTTCTTTACACCAGAAGCCTATCCTTGGCACAAATTCACTATTTCCAACTACTtcctaaatttgattttaaacttaCTGAATATAACTAGCGTCAGACCCatctatgataaaaatataataaattatgaTTCATCTAGTTTTCTAAATCTACATAAATTATTCTTATATAAAAATCTACTTGGGATGAGTAAGAATGACATTGACCTTTGACCCCAATCTAATACCTATGAAGCAGCTTATAACTCCAGATAAAATGCTGAAATAGAATACACAACAATCAAGTGTCAGTGATTAAAAAGCAAAAGATGAGGAGTGTGTACTGTAAACAGCAGGTCATTTGTCAACTGGTTACAAATATTGTACCTGACTGATTAGCCTGAGAGTCCATTGATGTAGTGACCTTGAAAAGGTACCAGTGTTTCTTCAAAATATGCACTGATACCATTTTATAGAAATGTGATTATCATTCCAAGTTGGCATTTCTTGCAATAATACAAGAATTTTCTGGGCTTACAGTCATAAATTTGGGTATTGAGTTATGACCCTTGGCACTAAAATTGATTTTACAGAAATATTGAATTCAAAGGGGGAATATCCATTGTTATGTTGATTTTGTTCAAACCAATTTTAGAGACGTACCAAttcaaaaatgtttcattgaacATCATCTTCCATGAATAAATAAGTTCAAACAAATTGTGCATGAAATTTCTGTGATATATTTgataaatctttgaaaaaaaggTTATAAGTATTCTCCTTGCCAACAAAGTATcgttaaacatgataaagtatcACTAGAGTCATCCAAAAATTAATCATAAACATTATTGCAATCTTTGagaattatgaataaaaaattcaGAATTGAAATTCTTGTTAAAAATCTTTTTATTGTAATCCCTGAATATATTAATCATCATTTAAATCATTGCCAAGATAACCTCCAAAATATCAGCATTATAAACCTTGCTAACATGGTCTTCAAAATAACTTAAAATACCAAGGTATGtcttgaaaaaaattaataaagggCCAATAAATTATGGAATAAAATACAACTGGGCTGAAAAACCCTGAGTATTTCAAAGAATCTCCAAGTTTTGTAAAGTTATTAATTATAAATATGACGATATTATCATTATGATCCTTGCCAATAAAGCAGATGTGTTAATGTAATGTGAGAACCAAGCAAGCAATCAGTCAGTTTATTACAAGAGAAGGCTCCAGCAGAGAGAGAGACTCCTGACCCACAGTTACAGTATATTATAATGAAGGCATCAAGACAGATGAAAGCGTCACACAGCAAAGATGCCATACCTATCAAATGCAAAATCAAGCAAGTCTTCATAGCTGACACCCTCCGAAGTTTTGTAGTTAGCTAGCATGAGTGGTGACACCTCCTCCGAGCTACCCCTATCTGAAATATTTCTACCAGCAAGTGTTAGTGTTTTGACCCAGAAAGGATCTTTTCGGTTGTAAAATCCAAGCTGTTCTAAATTGCACTTGACtttttgaaactgaaatttgacTCTTGGAAATGTTGAAGATTTAGATGATGTGTCTATTTTTAAAGTAGATGGCGGCGTTATATCATGTCCTTCAAAAACATCATCATCTTCATCTAGACCACTATCAAATGGTTTGTCATCAATTTGGTGTTTTTTAAGGGGCGGGGGTGGAGCAGGAGGAAGAGTTCGCTCATGCTGCGTCAATTTGGAGCTCTCCGACCATGCATAATTTCTAACCAATGACTGAGGTGTTGAATGCCCATCGATGCCGCTGTCGTCAATCTGAAGTGGAAACTTTCGTTCCCTCTTGGCACCAATGGGAGTTGAATGTCTTAATGGCATCCTGGGTGGTAATGGCAAGCTATTGCCATCTCCACTAACACTGTTAGACCGGGGTGGTATAGCAGGGGCTCTAGTGGGACTTGGTAAGTTAGTTGCATCTCTTTCTTTAACATGCTGAATGGTCCCTGAATCAACGCTCATTGAGTGATGCAAAGTTGGTATCTTAACATGTAATTTAGAATTATAAGTTTTATGATTCATACCTTGACCAACACGACCTCCACGTATGGGGATAGCACCACCTCTTAACATTCTTAAAGGGTTTGTTTCCACATCTTCATCCCCACCAGTGGATGAGGACATAGCTCCTTTACCAGGAATACCTTGGGGTTCACGAATATTACGAGAATGTCCTTCCTCACTACCGCTGATTACTCCTCTTTGATGATCAAGGGAGCGTCGTATTCTACTCTCCCTTGCAAGTTTATTCATAATTTCACGAGGGGAAGGTTCAGAAAAGTCCTCCCCTACAAAAAGACTCGAAGATTTATTGTAAGAATCCCTACGAGAATCATCCTGACGATTGACTTCTGTAGCACTATTTACTGACTCAGTACCAGAatcagtatgaacattgtctgaATCAGGTTCATCAATCCTTAATACTTCTACATTGTTTTTAATGTCTTCAGAGTCACACTCTGATGTTTGTTCACTAGAAGTGTCTAAAATTTTAGGTCTATATTCATCTTCTGGTAGTTTTACTTTCAGATCATATTCTTGAGGAATTTCTGGCGGTGGTTTTTGTGGACGAGGCACAGGTTCTACTCTCTGTATGATTTCTGGTCTAGGTTTTGGAGCAGGTATTGGTATATCAGATCGTTTGCTGTCAGGCCGTGGTTTTGGAACTGGTTTCTGATGATAACTCATCTCTGTTAAttgattaaaattcatttcaGGTGGTTCTAAATCAAAGTCATCTATCATTGCAAGAGGCACCCCATATGTACTATCTTGATGTACAGGAGTAACCTCCCTTCTTTCTGGTGTAACCTCTCTTTTcattggagttatttccctttttgcaGGAGTAATTTCTCTTTTTGCAGGAGTTATATCTCTCTTTGCAGGAATTATTTCTCTTTTTGCAGGAGTAATTTCTCTTCTAACTGGAGTTAACTCCCTTTTGACAGGAGTTACCTCTCTTTTAGGTGGAGTAACTTCCCTTTCTTCAGAGGAGTATGAAGTACCAGATTTTTCCTTCACAGAACCTCTCATAACTAACTGGTTATAAGCCTCCATTGCTCCAGGAGGAACACTTTCTACTTGATCTGCTTTATTTTTGATCTCCTCTGAGAAAGTACGTTGACGATCAAGTTTCGGACTACGTTTAAATGAGAATTTGAATCTTGATCCATTCTGTGGTGACCCTGAATCACTTTCTGAATCTGACTGATATTTATCAGGTGACGAAGGTTCTTGTGAAGATGACATATGAGAACGAGAACTTAATTCATTTGCCATGGCGATAGCATCATCTATCATTTTTTCATCAGATGCTGACATTGGTTTGACCTTGGCTTGTTTTCGTGGTTCTGGTTTCGGAGGCTCCCTGTTTCGAGGTTCCTGCAAGGCAAAAATTGAACATGCATAGTGATTACATAAATAGATACATGCTGTCTATAATAAAGATATTTTCATATACTCCAGACTTGATTATACTGAAGAAAAGCTGAAGATAATTTCTATAAGAAGAATATAATAATTACCCTATATCCCTTTTCTCCTAATGAgaatatacaatatttatatgtGAATGTattgtatatgtaaaaaaaaaagattatttaattCAGATTTATGATTTTTCAATCTGTCCATTCATCGATTGCTTGTATAGATTTATTGTTCCTTGTACGTCAGAGATTGTAAATTGAGCAACAGCAACATGCAATGCCATGCACATAATGATCACAGTTGAATATtttttgtgtatgtttttttaaagttttttttttctatcttataTCATAATACACTTTTTTAAAGCAAATTAAAGAGAAATATATGTTTCATTccatataatttaacaaaattttgcaGAGAAGAAAGATTGAACAGCTATAGCTATTAAGAGGAAGTAGAATTAGAGGCAGACATACTAGTCTAGGTGGTTGAACAGGAAGTGGTGGTGGTGGTGATTTTGATCCTCTCCCATTGGTCATCAGTTTAGGAGGCGATTCATGTTGAGGTGTTGTAGTTGCTGATGAATCATTTGAAGATGAGTTTGCCAACTTTGCCTCTTTGTCGTTTATTGCTTTCAATACTTCATCCATAAATGAAGGTCCGAAATCAAAAGAACTCTGTAAAATGTCAAGTTTTataattaaatatcaataaaaaaaaaaatttggtaaaTATACAGAAATGACATTTCAGACGGCAAtcttataacaacaaaaaaaacaacaaacaaaaacatgtagAGATCAGTGAAAGTTATTTAATAATAGACTATGCTTGCTGTGATATGGACAAATTATGAATAAATGTCAATACATTTAatgatttgcatttttttttaaatcaaaatcgcaatatttttctcaaaaacaaaaatttaattgtgTTTTATCTTATAACTAATGGTCTTGAATCAGGGAAGACTTGTGCCCACGTAAAACTGATTTTAACACCCATCATACGTTTTGCCTGTCCCTAGTCTGGTTATCTGTACCTTCCATTTTTAGTTGTAGTCTTTGTATTCAACTTTTTGGAGGAATCTGTATTGAAGGTTTatgtgattttttatttcattatctaATATTTTTGGTGATGTCTATTATAGTTTTTTTTGGCATTATCTaatttatcttttattaattACAGTGTATTCTGTTTATCCATCACACAAGAGGACCAGAAAAAAAGTTTGATTAAGCAGAGTattggaatactcaggtttttttcTGCAAAGATAGGCATATTTTGGGATAGCCCTAAGATGTTATGAGTCAAGGCATATTTTGGGATAGCCCTAAGATGTTATGAGTCAAGGCATATTTTGGGATAGCCCTAAGATGTTATGAATCATAGAATGTTAGTACAAACGTTtatatatgatttgttttttcATACCGACATGTCAGGCATTTTGAAGTCAGCAAATATAGAATCATCATCTATATCTTGATACTGGAAATCTCCACTATCGACCTCGTCTGTCCTTGTTACATATTGACTGTCTATAGATTCCTGACTTATCCAGGAGTGACCATTAGTACCCAGAGATCCATTCATATTATGTCCATTTTCATCTCTATTAAGACTCACAGTTGATATCCGACTTTCACCTTCTTTCCCTGGAAGATAGATCATAATCATAATTACTTACTATAATTGTAATTACTTCTTTCCTTTCAATAATCTATCCAGGttgtattttctatttttgaaCATCCATAAACTATATGGCCCTGTATTAACATGATTTTTTCATAGCATTTTCAAATTGACATATTTTAAGATGGATGTCTTTTTATCCTAAGCATGGAATTCTTTTTTCTATTAATCCTTAATTTCTCAATaattttttcaacattcatttcaaataaaatatatcttcaaATTCTGGTTATCACATCTACAATCTTAATAGATCACCATTAATTTCTACCCatacaataaatacaaaaatttaaagtaaatgtttctgTTTTAGGGTCTTTATGCTATGCAGACATATTTACAACAAAGGcttattttcattgttgaaagctaTACTGTGACCTGTATTTGTTGACTTTTATGTcaatttggtctctgatggagagtagtctcattggcaataatagctcatcttcttatttttacattagaatgttgttgtttttttctgcatattacaaaatgtataataaattATATCATAATGAAATATCTTTTATATGATTTTGCAAAATCTAAATACCAACCTGTACTAGCAACTTTGACTGGCAGTTTGTCGTAATTATCACCAATGAAACCAACATCACCGAAAATAGCACCATCGTAACCAATATGCCCTGTGTGACGAAGGTCATTCTGTGGACCACTGATCATCTCAGCATTGAACCGCCTTAATGACTTCCTGTTTGATTctgcaataaataaataataattttaatatattatggagatttttttatttaatgtttgaaGTCAAGTTCCTGAAAAGTAAAATGTAAACAGAAACAGAAATTGCTAAAAAcggaaaataaaattttattttaatgacatttttcAACAGAAATTGACGAAACtgattaataaaattaagtttcgAAATATTTCCTTTTACATACattgagaataaaaaataattcttatattAGTTTTAAAACTGATTAAATCATGTGTTAGCGTTGACTGTGTCATTGCATATTTCTGTGTATTATTTAAGCATGTGGCCATTCCCATACAATGGAAGCAATATCTGTGGTACAATATATACCTTTAAACCTGTGTCATATAACTATACATGTGTTTCATATTTatgtaaatatcaaataaaatatatgaggTTTACAGCTTTAACAATCTATAACATATGACAATTTCCttggaaaaaaaattgacttGGTATGAAAGCCCTTTGGTCAAAATTTATAAGAACAGAATTTACAGTGATACAGGAGTATCTTTAATGATGAACAGTAATATCTGTCTAAATTAACTGTATCCCTTGCTCAGGACTTTGTTTGGCATAGACACTAGTGTCCACATTTTACTGGTTTAATTACTACAGAATGTTCTTATTACACGAGATCAGATGGTTTAAATCAGTTAGTTttcactgttaaaatatttctctAAATTCTTAATAATTGACATCTTTTTATAACCCTGAACCTGGAAGTAACCTGTTAGTTTGGAAAAGGTCAAGGATCAGATATAGGGTTCACTCCATTCTAATGTAATTAGTAGAACAGCATGAAGCTTATTTTAGCTCACTTGAATTAATTATAATCAGTTGCAGTTAGCATAAAGCTTtttccttatttatttttaaggTTTCAAATTTCACATTTGGACATTATTCCGTTACTTTGCTGTTTAAAATCTGAGATGCAATGAACTTGAATTTTATTGACAGTTCAATAAACTGATAGCATTAAAACCTACACcatataccgtatagcgggttatttttgcAGGGTGTtaattttcgcggatagaacaaagTCTCCTAAATTAATTCCGCCAAATTAAATGTGTACAtacaaaggtattgataaaagttttgaatccgccaaaatattttgtataccttattcaatgaaaatcgcgaaattttacaccctaAAAAATAACTCACTATACGGTATAAGTTTAGTGAATGTAAcatccatttttactgaactCACGACAGAACAAATTTtgttttaggggccagctgaagccagCCTGTGGCTGTGGGATTTTCTTGCTATATTGAATACCAATTGGTACCCCTTGGTTGTTTTCTGCCCTTTGGTCAGGTTATTTCATGTGACATCATTTCTATCTTTAAAAGCCCATGCCCCACAGACAGATGATCTATTTTGGAGCTGAGACTCAGTTGTCAAAATTATGGTCCATTCTATCTAAGTATCTAATCAGGAGATCATGCTGCTCCAACTTGTTGAGGACCTGATTAATGACCATATTTTAAGTGATATTCTAATTTTTTGGCATTATGTGATAAGTCATAAGCTGTTGTCAATATTTTGTTATAGAAGCCACACTACACATCTATTTGTCCCTTCTCCAATCTTACCTTTCTTACCACCCTTTTTGGGGGATTTTTCTTTCTTGTCTGATTCTATAAATAGTATAACcaatcaaattgtaaaaataaagattttggcATAATTGGGGTCTATTGTAGCAAATAGGAGTTAAATCAAAATAGGATTATTCACTACAAAGCATctagctaattttttttttaaatacaacaaaaagtaaaatcttttATTCAGGAATTAATTGTAATATCTATTCctaattttttatcattaaaaatttGCAATTCTTTAAAATGATTGTTTTCTTATTTGCATTTTGGATACTTGTAGTAAATGTCTGTAGAATTTAACTCCTCTATTTAAATATATTCAATGTCTAAGTATGTAGAATACTAAACTACttataatattgtatttataaaaatgtaaaattaaagacTCGGCATGCTGGCATAGTTTCATTATATGACTGACAGTGGCTCTCTGCCAGCATGCAAAAGGTGCTCTTGTGCTGAAATAAATACTATTATGAAATGCATATACATCAAGCAATGATATGATTCTATTCTACAGTATAAATTGTAAGACCCTAAATTCCCAGCTTATaaaaagaagagaagaaaacttctaaatacagtataagaaaatcaGAATAAAAAATGAAGCATATCTAGATAGTAGTATTCCTTTTATCTAACTAAATAACCTAAATGCTTAAAAAATTTGGCTTgcaaaaaaaaccatacaaattGGTAATAAATGCAAGAAATAATAAAATCCAATATTAGTGTTATAAAAGGAACAATTGAATGTATaagagtaaaaaaatattaatgtaaataaaGATGATAGGCAAATATGTTCATAAAAATTACCcaaaaattttattataaatctCTTTAAAAAATTCCACAGCATGAAAGCAAAATTGAGTAAAATCAAAGGACAGGTACACTGATGATTTTATTGAGTGATCTATTTCATCATCTAAGTGATAGTAAGTCCTTGACTTATATTTTAGACTCATGTCTGGGTTCAACTTGAGGAAGTTCCAATTTGTTATCAGTATTTCTTGAAGATACTCATAGCAGTTTGTGGATAAAAGCATGATTATGATGTGTAACATTTTCTagcatttttgttcttttttcttaCCTTTCCTTACAAGTTTGACCATAGGTTGGTCTGAGTCagctttttcttttttagagTCTACATGAAAAATTTACTATTTATTTGGGGTTTCCAAATGGAAATTAAACCAATTTTGTTAATAGATAATAATAAGAAATCAAATATACTTGTTCACAAATAATTAagtgtaaaatttcattaatctgtaagacatttaaaaaaattattataacaaTTTAGACAAAATTTTCTagtaaaagaaagataactctattaTGAAAAGGGTCATAAAAAACAGGTGCACTGTATTTTTGGAAGTTTTTTAATGTGCATCTTAATCCTCTCTTAAATGGAGCTCTTCCCCTTAAACCacaattatcatttaaaaaaattgccattttcatttgaattgtgtTTTCAGTATGGCAAGCTGGGATAAAAGCAAGATAATGATTTGCAACATTTCCGAGCGGCTTTTTCTTACCTTTTCTTGAAAGTTTGACTTTAGGTGTGTCcaattctttttcctttttagagTCTATATGAAATAAGGATATTTTGTCTTTCACTTTTGGACTGATATTTTTAATAACCATTCACACAAAAAACCATGAATTTACCAAATTTTAATCattgaaaaataagttaatttCTATTTCTTTGTTATATTCAATACAATAATCTatagtttttgatttttgttgattTAAAGTTCacttcaaaaatgttaaaattagaAAAACGTGAAATGAAAGTTAAGGCTAATATATATTACTTTGTGAAAAGTGGTGTGTGAGAGCTTACCTTTTCGACTGAGTTTAATTTTAGGTGTATTTGATTCCTGGTTTTCTCTTTTAGAGTCTATGAAAACAAAGGAGTGCAAA
This genomic interval carries:
- the LOC143056612 gene encoding uncharacterized protein LOC143056612 isoform X31 — encoded protein: MTTEKSLLEFMEEAELDHYYQALKDQLKINAIHQLKYVEEEDLNDIGMTKPEMRRLKKMYKKEFPAGALGKLKKAILTRSGGDIGRSLSPSPPEQRSPRPSSYIRPPCKQIIPANSIQINKTLGEGEFGIVQQGLWTTETGEKVQVAIKCLTKEKMHTGTTEFLKEANIMQNVDHENIVRMYGVVLDKDDSLMLVTELAPMRSLLECLKEQSLRTDFPLPRLCDFAQEICDGMSYLESKRLIHRDLAARNILVFSKSKVKISDFGLSRALGIGKDYYQSNFSLNLKLPIAWCAPECINYLKFTSASDIWAFGVTLWEIFTYGFQPWAGLTGQQILESIDAPNCQRLERPDLCPKEYYQIMTKCWEHDPERRPLFSELFVMLPQMRPTQVKAMKDFPEVVVPKDFLYYKSYDVIYVLDKNPEDCPKSGFWKGVLGNGKCGYFDPANVMPIIEHKNSPSVSKSISRKESKRENGDAKIKLSRKESKRESGSSFFSNIRLSRKDSKRENQESNTPKIKLSRKDSKKEKELDTPKVKLSRKDSKKEKADSDQPMVKLVRKESDKKEKSPKKGGKKESNRKSLRRFNAEMISGPQNDLRHTGHIGYDGAIFGDVGFIGDNYDKLPVKVASTGKEGESRISTVSLNRDENGHNMNGSLGTNGHSWISQESIDSQYVTRTDEVDSGDFQYQDIDDDSIFADFKMPDMSSSFDFGPSFMDEVLKAINDKEAKLANSSSNDSSATTTPQHESPPKLMTNGRGSKSPPPPLPVQPPRLEPRNREPPKPEPRKQAKVKPMSASDEKMIDDAIAMANELSSRSHMSSSQEPSSPDKYQSDSESDSGSPQNGSRFKFSFKRSPKLDRQRTFSEEIKNKADQVESVPPGAMEAYNQLVMRGSVKEKSGTSYSSEEREVTPPKREVTPVKRELTPVRREITPAKREIIPAKRDITPAKREITPAKREITPMKREVTPERREVTPVHQDSTYGVPLAMIDDFDLEPPEMNFNQLTEMSYHQKPVPKPRPDSKRSDIPIPAPKPRPEIIQRVEPVPRPQKPPPEIPQEYDLKVKLPEDEYRPKILDTSSEQTSECDSEDIKNNVEVLRIDEPDSDNVHTDSGTESVNSATEVNRQDDSRRDSYNKSSSLFVGEDFSEPSPREIMNKLARESRIRRSLDHQRGVISGSEEGHSRNIREPQGIPGKGAMSSSTGGDEDVETNPLRMLRGGAIPIRGGRVGQDGSDASYIQEKNCEEVEMMRSVFKNEISVEDCQQALTETKWIVPMAIKYVKLKQLLSAQLGDITLCKEALMACDWDVQRAANHVLSNLSSPEIIDV
- the LOC143056612 gene encoding uncharacterized protein LOC143056612 isoform X17 encodes the protein MTTEKSLLEFMEEAELDHYYQALKDQLKINAIHQLKYVEEEDLNDIGMTKPEMRRLKKMYKKEFPAGALGKLKKAILTRSGGDIGRSLSPSPPEQRSPRPSSYIRPPCKQIIPANSIQINKTLGEGEFGIVQQGLWTTETGEKVQVAIKCLTKEKMHTGTTEFLKEANIMQNVDHENIVRMYGVVLDKDDSLMLVTELAPMRSLLECLKEQSLRTDFPLPRLCDFAQEICDGMSYLESKRLIHRDLAARNILVFSKSKVKISDFGLSRALGIGKDYYQSNFSLNLKLPIAWCAPECINYLKFTSASDIWAFGVTLWEIFTYGFQPWAGLTGQQILESIDAPNCQRLERPDLCPKEYYQIMTKCWEHDPERRPLFSELFVMLPQMRPTQVKAMKDFPEVVVPKDFLYYKSYDVIYVLDKNPEDCPKSGFWKGVLGNGKCGYFDPANVMPIIEHKNSPSVSKSISRKESKRENGDAKIKLSRKESKRESGSSFFSNIRLSRKDSKRENQESNTPKIKLSRKDSKKEKELDTPKVKLSRKDSKKEKADSDQPMVKLVRKESDKKEKSPKKGGKKESNRKSLRRFNAEMISGPQNDLRHTGHIGYDGAIFGDVGFIGDNYDKLPVKVASTGKEGESRISTVSLNRDENGHNMNGSLGTNGHSWISQESIDSQYVTRTDEVDSGDFQYQDIDDDSIFADFKMPDMSSSFDFGPSFMDEVLKAINDKEAKLANSSSNDSSATTTPQHESPPKLMTNGRGSKSPPPPLPVQPPRLEPRNREPPKPEPRKQAKVKPMSASDEKMIDDAIAMANELSSRSHMSSSQEPSSPDKYQSDSESDSGSPQNGSRFKFSFKRSPKLDRQRTFSEEIKNKADQVESVPPGAMEAYNQLVMRGSVKEKSGTSYSSEEREVTPPKREVTPVKRELTPVRREITPAKREIIPAKRDITPAKREITPAKREITPMKREVTPERREVTPVHQDSTYGVPLAMIDDFDLEPPEMNFNQLTEMSYHQKPVPKPRPDSKRSDIPIPAPKPRPEIIQRVEPVPRPQKPPPEIPQEYDLKVKLPEDEYRPKILDTSSEQTSECDSEDIKNNVEVLRIDEPDSDNVHTDSGTESVNSATEVNRQDDSRRDSYNKSSSLFVGEDFSEPSPREIMNKLARESRIRRSLDHQRGVISGSEEGHSRNIREPQGIPGKGAMSSSTGGDEDVETNPLRMLRGGAIPIRGGRVGQGMNHKTYNSKLHVKIPTLHHSMSVDSGTIQHVKERDATNLPSPTRAPAIPPRSNSVSGDGNSLPLPPRMPLRHSTPIGAKRERKFPLQIDDSGIDGHSTPQSLVRNYAWSESSKLTQHERTLPPAPPPPLKKHQIDDKPFDSGLDEDDDVFEGHDITPPSTLKIDTSSKSSTFPRVKFQFQKVKCNLEQLGFYNRKDPFWVKTLTLAGRNISDRGSSEEVSPLMLANYKTSEGVSYEDLLDFAFDSILSGVISCFIGIRLGSKGEELRGSRDDEICV